The following coding sequences are from one Gimesia sp. window:
- a CDS encoding serine acetyltransferase, with protein MKFWEDLKAKSEWCYGSVTARSLLKTCLTDGTMAMLWYRLMQWASAWKLAPLAMIFNKCNAIFCQCIIGRGADFGRRLVIIHSQGIVINGSVKAGDDIKLEHQVTIGAERNTSPRLGSDIFIGAGAKVIGAVEIGSHSKIGANAVVVKDVAAHTTVGGIPAKVIKVHQESEPVSRPEINQAELPYKQHQPKVAP; from the coding sequence ATGAAATTCTGGGAAGATCTGAAAGCAAAATCAGAATGGTGCTACGGCAGTGTGACTGCGCGGAGCCTGCTGAAAACGTGCCTGACCGACGGCACGATGGCGATGCTCTGGTATCGCCTGATGCAGTGGGCGAGTGCCTGGAAGCTGGCGCCGCTGGCCATGATCTTCAACAAATGCAATGCGATCTTCTGCCAGTGCATCATTGGACGCGGTGCGGATTTTGGTCGCCGCCTGGTGATCATCCACAGCCAGGGAATCGTGATTAACGGCTCGGTCAAGGCCGGCGATGACATCAAACTGGAACACCAGGTGACCATCGGCGCGGAACGCAACACATCTCCTCGACTGGGATCGGACATCTTTATCGGTGCGGGAGCCAAGGTGATTGGTGCGGTGGAAATTGGCTCGCACTCGAAGATCGGGGCGAATGCGGTTGTGGTGAAAGACGTCGCAGCACACACCACTGTCGGCGGGATTCCTGCAAAAGTGATTAAGGTTCATCAGGAGTCGGAACCCGTCAGCAGACCAGAAATCAATCAGGCCGAACTCCCCTACAAACAACATCAGCCAAAGGTGGCACCATGA
- a CDS encoding polysaccharide deacetylase family protein codes for MNQIRQLIKRSLTAVVPRRLFLVQGTSPHPVLSSETQAGSHLQAPVPLALTFDDGPHPEYTPRLLDLLLQYQQQATFFVIGVQAQRHPEIIQRMVQEGHEIGNHTLTHSEPAQTTARQFLAEIDQTDRILSDITGSIPRLVRPPKGKLTAGKMLGLWRRHKTIVLWDTDPRDYQMTENSQINQWCERFQPRAGNFCLMHDNHPYAIEAVRQLSEHTQYDIRSLGVSHWLASGTKPAPVKQRASA; via the coding sequence ATGAACCAGATTCGCCAGTTGATTAAGCGTTCGCTGACTGCAGTCGTCCCACGGCGACTGTTTCTGGTTCAAGGTACGTCTCCCCATCCGGTTCTGTCATCAGAGACACAAGCGGGTTCCCACTTGCAGGCGCCCGTACCGCTGGCGTTGACCTTCGATGATGGTCCGCATCCGGAGTACACCCCCCGCCTGCTGGATCTGCTGCTGCAGTATCAGCAACAGGCGACTTTTTTTGTGATCGGCGTCCAGGCACAGCGTCACCCCGAAATCATCCAGCGGATGGTTCAGGAGGGGCACGAAATCGGCAATCACACCCTGACTCACAGCGAGCCTGCACAAACGACAGCCAGACAGTTTCTGGCAGAGATCGATCAGACAGATCGGATTCTGAGTGATATCACCGGCAGCATTCCGCGCCTGGTGCGGCCTCCTAAAGGAAAACTGACCGCGGGCAAAATGCTGGGGCTCTGGCGGCGTCACAAAACCATCGTGCTCTGGGATACCGATCCGCGGGATTACCAGATGACTGAAAACTCACAAATCAACCAGTGGTGCGAACGCTTTCAGCCGCGGGCAGGGAATTTCTGCCTGATGCACGACAATCACCCCTACGCGATTGAAGCGGTCCGTCAGCTTTCGGAACACACACAATATGATATCCGCTCCCTGGGAGTCAGCCACTGGCTTGCTTCCGGTACGAAACCAGCGCCAGTCAAACAACGGGCTTCTGCCTGA